In a single window of the Microbacterium sp. SL75 genome:
- a CDS encoding lytic transglycosylase domain-containing protein, translating into MTTVGTLVLGVVAAAALTGTAPAATASPADLSTATFSLASSITPTVLAASPGPEKTQAKTAETAASTSIQAAAAVQKDIAASGLDIGQPATVDTTALQHATDRLEAASALPETFLPALAHDVTAATASVDQRVAELRGGLDAAVAKKAEEEAAEKARQEAEAAAAAKAAADKAAAEKTESSSSGSNSGGGGGSSAPIPTGGGSGDNSVAGAQAAARDMLASRGWGDDQMSCLVSLWNKESGWNYKAYNSGSGAYGIPQALPGSKMSSAGADWQTNAATQVSWGLGYISGRYGTPCGAWGHSQSTGWY; encoded by the coding sequence GTGACGACGGTGGGCACGCTCGTGCTCGGCGTCGTCGCGGCTGCGGCTCTCACCGGCACCGCGCCGGCTGCCACGGCTTCCCCCGCAGACCTGTCCACGGCGACGTTCTCTCTCGCCTCCTCGATCACTCCCACGGTCCTCGCCGCCAGTCCCGGCCCCGAGAAGACCCAGGCGAAGACCGCCGAAACCGCGGCCTCGACCTCGATCCAGGCTGCCGCCGCCGTGCAGAAGGACATCGCGGCATCCGGTCTCGACATCGGCCAGCCCGCCACGGTCGACACCACCGCTCTGCAGCACGCGACGGATCGTCTGGAGGCGGCGTCCGCGCTTCCCGAAACCTTCCTTCCCGCCCTCGCCCACGACGTCACCGCGGCCACCGCCTCGGTCGACCAGCGCGTGGCGGAGCTGCGCGGCGGCCTTGACGCCGCCGTCGCCAAGAAGGCCGAAGAAGAGGCCGCCGAGAAGGCACGACAGGAGGCCGAGGCCGCTGCTGCCGCGAAGGCCGCCGCAGACAAGGCGGCCGCGGAGAAGACCGAGTCGTCGTCGTCGGGCTCCAACAGCGGTGGAGGCGGCGGATCGTCGGCCCCCATTCCCACAGGCGGCGGATCGGGCGACAACAGCGTCGCGGGTGCTCAGGCCGCTGCTCGCGACATGCTCGCCAGCCGCGGCTGGGGCGACGACCAGATGTCGTGCCTCGTGTCGCTGTGGAACAAGGAGTCGGGCTGGAACTACAAGGCCTACAACTCCGGTAGCGGCGCCTACGGCATCCCGCAGGCTCTCCCCGGCAGCAAGATGTCGTCCGCCGGTGCCGACTGGCAGACCAACGCGGCCACCCAGGTGTCGTGGGGCCTCGGGTACATCTCGGGCCGCTACGGCACGCCGTGCGGCGCGTGGGGCCACTCGCAGTCGACCGGCTGGTACTGA
- the rpsA gene encoding 30S ribosomal protein S1 has translation MTTATTAPAIKQVAINDIGSAEDFLAAVEKTLKFFNDGDLIEGTVVKIDRDEVLLDVGYKTEGVIPSRELSIKHDVDPNEVVNVGDHVEALVLQKEDKEGRLILSKKRAQYERAWGDVEKIKENDGVVTGSVIEVVKGGLIVDIGLRGFLPASLIELRRVRDLTPYLGQEIEAKILELDKNRNNVVLSRRALLEQTQSESRTTFLNNLHKGQVRKGTVSSIVNFGAFVDLGGVDGLVHVSELSWKHIEHASEVVEVGQEVTVEILEVDLDRERVSLSLKATQEDPWQVFARTHAIGQIAPGKVTKLVPFGAFVRVADGIEGLVHISELSGKHVELAEQVVSVGEEVFVKIIDIDLERRRISLSLKQANESVDPNGTEFDPALYGMATEYDERGEYKYPEGFDPESGAWLEGFDTQREAWEQEYAAAQGRWEAHKAAVAKALEAEAANPTDTGSFGGSFSSESPAQGTLADDESLAALREKLSGR, from the coding sequence ATGACTACCGCAACGACCGCCCCGGCTATCAAGCAGGTCGCGATCAACGACATCGGCTCGGCCGAAGACTTCCTGGCCGCGGTCGAGAAGACGCTCAAGTTCTTCAACGACGGCGACCTCATCGAAGGCACCGTGGTGAAGATCGACCGCGACGAGGTCCTCCTCGACGTCGGTTACAAGACCGAGGGCGTCATCCCCTCCCGCGAGCTCTCGATCAAGCACGACGTCGACCCCAACGAGGTCGTCAACGTGGGCGATCACGTCGAGGCCCTCGTTCTCCAGAAGGAGGACAAGGAAGGCCGCCTCATCCTGTCCAAGAAGCGCGCGCAGTACGAGCGTGCGTGGGGCGACGTCGAGAAGATCAAGGAGAACGACGGTGTTGTCACCGGTTCCGTGATCGAGGTCGTCAAGGGTGGCCTCATCGTCGACATCGGCCTCCGTGGCTTCCTCCCGGCCTCGCTCATCGAGCTGCGCCGCGTCCGCGACCTCACGCCGTACCTCGGCCAGGAGATCGAGGCGAAGATCCTCGAGCTCGACAAGAACCGCAACAACGTCGTGCTCTCGCGCCGCGCCCTGCTCGAGCAGACGCAGTCCGAGTCGCGCACCACGTTCCTCAACAACCTCCACAAGGGCCAGGTCCGCAAGGGCACGGTCTCGTCGATCGTCAACTTCGGTGCGTTCGTCGACCTGGGTGGCGTCGACGGTCTCGTCCACGTCTCCGAGCTCTCCTGGAAGCACATCGAGCACGCCTCCGAGGTCGTCGAGGTGGGCCAGGAGGTCACCGTCGAGATCCTCGAGGTCGACCTCGACCGCGAGCGCGTGTCGCTCTCGCTCAAGGCGACGCAGGAAGACCCGTGGCAGGTGTTCGCCCGTACCCACGCGATCGGCCAGATCGCTCCGGGCAAGGTCACCAAGCTCGTTCCGTTCGGTGCGTTCGTCCGCGTGGCCGACGGCATCGAGGGCCTCGTGCACATCTCCGAGCTGTCGGGTAAGCACGTCGAGCTCGCCGAGCAGGTCGTGTCGGTCGGCGAAGAGGTCTTCGTCAAGATCATCGACATCGATCTCGAGCGTCGCCGCATCTCGCTGTCGCTGAAGCAGGCCAACGAGTCGGTCGACCCCAACGGCACCGAGTTCGACCCGGCGCTGTACGGCATGGCCACCGAGTACGACGAGCGTGGCGAGTACAAGTACCCCGAGGGCTTCGACCCCGAGTCGGGTGCGTGGCTCGAGGGCTTCGACACTCAGCGCGAAGCATGGGAGCAGGAGTACGCCGCTGCCCAGGGTCGCTGGGAAGCTCACAAGGCTGCCGTCGCCAAGGCCCTCGAGGCCGAGGCAGCCAACCCGACGGACACCGGTTCGTTCGGTGGATCCTTCTCGTCCGAGTCGCCCGCCCAGGGCACCCTCGCCGACGACGAGTCGCTGGCTGCGCTTCGCGAGAAGCTCTCCGGTCGCTGA
- a CDS encoding phosphoenolpyruvate carboxylase yields MRELTPTEAIDLVGRFEAGQELPEQMRADVRLLGSLLGRVLQESGSPGLYDDVERLRSATIQAYTDETPEAFERAAAIADGFSIERADEVARAFTAYFHLVNLVEEHQRVRVLRERGDQPSRSGVPDTIASAFERLATEVGQETALARLQALRFHPVFTAHPTEARRRAISTSIRRLSELLSEHDDASEGGTESRRTERRMLEEIDTLWRTAPLRREKPSPVDEVRSVMSVFDETLYTAVPRVYRRIDDILQGENAGSRAPIVKPFVRVGSWVGGDRDGNPFVTASVTRKAAAIASEHVLLGLERTTQRVGRGLTLDAESTPPSDALIALWHRLRAADEDAAAEIAERSPDEPHRRILLLLARKIAATRTRNADLAYRDPEHLLTDLRLVQDSLVAAGAARQAYGSLQRLVWQVETYGFHLTELEVRQHSAVHRKVLQELRSGGARSEQTDEVLEVFRSIAYVQERFGPRAAGRYIVSFTQSAEDLANVHELATYAVGPGEALPVLDVIPLFETFADLQAAPGILAEIVSHPSFVSRLDATGRRLEVMLGYSDSSKDVGPVAANLALYEAQAEISTWAEAEGIELTLFHGRGGALGRGGGPANSAILAQPPHSVDGRFKLTEQGEVIFARYGDADIAMRHIDQVAAAVLTASSPSIERRNRGAAEAFADVASTMDVASRERFFALVKAPGFAPWFATVTPMEELGHLALGSRPARRGLSVESLEDLRAIPWVFSWTQARINLAGWFGLGTALQAVGDEERLRDAYEQWPLFRTMIDNVAMSLAKADERIARRYLALGDRDDLAQLVMDEMLLTRSWVERITGGDLLSNKPILQRAVKMRSPYVDALSLLQLRALRALRDADADNPTPDAEHQRLLLLSVSGVAAGLQNTG; encoded by the coding sequence GTGCGTGAACTGACCCCGACCGAGGCCATCGACCTCGTGGGCCGCTTCGAAGCGGGCCAGGAGCTCCCCGAGCAGATGCGCGCCGACGTGCGCCTGCTCGGATCGCTCCTCGGCCGCGTCCTTCAGGAGAGCGGCTCCCCCGGACTGTACGACGACGTCGAGCGCTTGCGCTCGGCGACGATCCAGGCCTACACCGACGAGACGCCCGAGGCGTTCGAACGCGCCGCCGCGATCGCCGACGGTTTCTCGATCGAGCGAGCCGACGAAGTGGCGCGGGCGTTCACGGCCTACTTCCACCTCGTCAACCTCGTCGAAGAGCACCAGCGCGTACGCGTGCTGAGAGAGCGCGGCGATCAACCGTCGCGCAGCGGCGTTCCCGACACCATCGCGAGCGCCTTCGAGCGTCTCGCGACCGAGGTGGGCCAAGAGACCGCGCTCGCGCGTCTCCAGGCCCTCCGCTTCCACCCGGTCTTCACCGCCCACCCCACCGAGGCCCGCCGTCGCGCCATCTCGACCAGCATCCGGCGCCTCTCGGAGCTGCTCTCGGAGCACGACGACGCCTCCGAGGGAGGAACCGAGAGCCGTCGCACGGAACGCCGGATGCTCGAAGAGATCGACACGCTGTGGCGCACCGCTCCTCTGCGGCGCGAGAAGCCCTCGCCCGTCGACGAGGTCCGCTCGGTCATGTCGGTCTTCGACGAGACCCTGTACACCGCCGTGCCCCGTGTGTACCGCCGCATCGACGACATCCTGCAGGGCGAGAACGCCGGATCCCGCGCCCCGATCGTGAAGCCGTTCGTGCGCGTCGGCTCCTGGGTCGGCGGCGACCGCGACGGCAACCCCTTCGTCACGGCATCCGTCACCCGCAAAGCCGCGGCGATCGCGAGCGAGCACGTCCTGCTCGGGCTCGAACGCACCACTCAGCGTGTGGGCCGAGGTCTGACGCTGGATGCCGAGAGCACCCCGCCCAGCGATGCTCTGATCGCTCTCTGGCACCGTCTACGCGCCGCCGACGAGGACGCCGCGGCCGAGATCGCCGAGCGCTCGCCCGACGAGCCGCACCGCCGGATCCTGCTGCTGCTCGCACGCAAGATCGCCGCGACGCGCACGCGCAACGCCGACCTGGCCTACCGCGACCCCGAGCACCTGCTCACGGACCTGCGCCTGGTGCAGGACTCGTTGGTCGCCGCTGGCGCCGCCCGTCAGGCGTACGGGTCCCTCCAGCGTCTCGTCTGGCAGGTCGAGACGTACGGCTTCCACCTCACCGAGCTCGAGGTGCGCCAGCACTCCGCCGTGCACCGTAAGGTGCTCCAGGAACTCCGATCCGGCGGCGCGCGGAGCGAGCAGACCGACGAGGTGCTCGAGGTCTTCCGCTCGATCGCATACGTCCAGGAGCGATTCGGCCCCCGCGCCGCCGGTCGCTACATCGTCTCGTTCACCCAGTCGGCCGAAGACCTGGCGAATGTGCACGAGCTGGCCACCTACGCGGTGGGCCCCGGCGAAGCCCTCCCCGTTCTCGACGTGATCCCGCTGTTCGAGACGTTCGCCGACCTGCAGGCGGCCCCCGGCATCCTTGCCGAGATCGTTTCGCACCCCTCGTTCGTCAGCCGACTGGATGCCACCGGCAGACGCCTCGAGGTCATGCTGGGGTACTCCGACTCCTCGAAGGACGTCGGCCCCGTCGCAGCCAACCTCGCTCTGTACGAGGCGCAGGCCGAGATCTCGACGTGGGCTGAGGCGGAGGGCATCGAATTGACGCTCTTCCACGGTCGCGGTGGTGCTCTGGGCCGTGGTGGCGGACCGGCGAACTCCGCCATCCTCGCGCAACCCCCGCACTCCGTCGACGGCCGGTTCAAGCTCACCGAGCAGGGCGAGGTCATCTTCGCCCGTTACGGCGACGCCGATATCGCGATGCGTCACATCGACCAGGTGGCGGCTGCCGTGCTGACCGCATCCTCTCCCTCCATCGAACGACGCAATCGCGGCGCGGCAGAAGCATTCGCGGATGTGGCGAGCACGATGGACGTCGCCTCACGCGAGCGTTTCTTCGCCCTGGTGAAGGCGCCCGGCTTCGCGCCGTGGTTCGCCACCGTCACGCCGATGGAGGAGCTCGGACATCTCGCCCTCGGATCTCGCCCCGCCCGCCGCGGTCTGTCGGTCGAGTCCCTCGAGGACCTCCGCGCCATCCCGTGGGTGTTCTCGTGGACGCAGGCGCGCATCAACCTCGCCGGCTGGTTCGGTCTCGGCACCGCGCTCCAGGCCGTCGGCGACGAAGAACGTCTCCGTGACGCGTACGAGCAGTGGCCGTTGTTCCGCACGATGATCGACAACGTGGCGATGAGCCTCGCGAAGGCCGACGAGCGCATCGCTCGCCGTTACCTCGCTCTCGGCGATCGAGACGATCTCGCCCAGCTCGTCATGGACGAGATGCTTCTGACGCGGTCGTGGGTCGAGCGCATCACCGGCGGCGATCTGCTGAGCAACAAGCCGATCCTCCAGCGCGCGGTGAAGATGCGCAGCCCCTACGTCGACGCCCTCTCGCTGCTTCAGCTGCGAGCTCTGCGCGCCCTCCGCGACGCGGACGCCGACAACCCGACTCCGGATGCGGAACATCAGCGCCTCCTGCTCCTCTCGGTGAGCGGAGTCGCGGCCGGTCTACAGAACACCGGCTGA
- a CDS encoding MazG family protein, whose translation MRAVRERCAWTQTIDHRDLVPYLVEESAEVIDAVESGTRADLREELGDLLWQVLFHAEIAAGHARDPFDIDDVARGLTEKMVRRHPHVFADAVASTPEEVLVHWNAAKAAEKSTRTSVLDGVSDHMPALALAQKLVGKAAQVGAQAPPHRLADPVSEAELGDALLTLVQLARARGWDAERALRERLRTLRAEVRAAEGRGEAASG comes from the coding sequence ATGCGCGCGGTGCGCGAACGCTGCGCCTGGACCCAGACGATCGACCACCGCGACCTCGTGCCGTACCTGGTCGAGGAGAGCGCGGAGGTCATCGACGCGGTGGAGTCCGGCACGCGCGCCGACCTGCGCGAGGAACTCGGCGACCTGTTGTGGCAGGTGCTGTTCCACGCGGAGATCGCCGCGGGACACGCGCGCGACCCCTTCGACATCGACGACGTGGCTCGGGGACTCACCGAGAAGATGGTGCGGCGGCATCCGCACGTGTTCGCGGATGCCGTGGCATCCACACCCGAGGAAGTCCTCGTGCACTGGAACGCGGCCAAGGCGGCCGAGAAGAGCACACGCACCAGTGTGCTCGACGGGGTCAGCGACCACATGCCCGCCCTGGCCCTGGCGCAGAAGCTGGTGGGGAAGGCGGCGCAGGTGGGGGCGCAGGCGCCGCCGCATCGTCTGGCGGACCCCGTGAGCGAGGCCGAATTGGGCGACGCTCTGTTGACTCTCGTGCAGCTTGCTCGCGCCCGAGGCTGGGACGCCGAACGCGCGCTGCGGGAGCGTCTGCGGACGCTGCGCGCCGAGGTGCGCGCGGCCGAGGGACGCGGCGAGGCCGCGTCGGGGTAA
- the hisS gene encoding histidine--tRNA ligase produces the protein MRDFLPADKARRERVLAVIRERYRAHGFDEIETPVMEDYDRLHAGLGGDNEKLSFSILKRGMDADGIRAAADDQAALADLGLRYDLTVPLARFYATHRAQLPTVFRSVQIAPVWRAERPQKGRYRQFMQCDIDIIGDASARAEAELMIASLDVLDALGLVGGSIRVNDRRALDAMLDVFGFAPDQRPGVLITIDKLDKVGPSGVVAELRGRGVNASAVDAFAAYLDRPASVPSFDEAGIRATLPDGIPDEIVAHLVDLGDTVAAARGGEVPLVFDPFLVRGMGYYTGTIFELAHPSVDYSLGGGGRYDGMIGRFLGQQVPAVGFSIGFERIVDLLPETGSEGERSVVLVHDRDVPIAQLLSLKTALIGGGARVRVEQRPKNMKALLERSTADGYASFATVNVDTTPETLEIKPLS, from the coding sequence ATGCGCGACTTCCTCCCCGCAGACAAGGCCCGCCGCGAGCGCGTGCTCGCCGTCATCCGCGAGCGTTACCGCGCGCACGGTTTCGACGAGATCGAGACCCCGGTCATGGAGGATTACGACCGCCTTCACGCCGGCCTCGGCGGGGACAACGAGAAGCTCTCGTTCAGCATCCTCAAGCGGGGGATGGATGCCGACGGCATCCGCGCCGCCGCCGATGACCAAGCGGCGCTCGCCGATCTCGGCTTGCGCTACGACCTCACGGTCCCGCTCGCCCGGTTCTACGCAACCCACCGCGCGCAGCTGCCGACGGTGTTCCGGTCGGTTCAGATCGCACCGGTGTGGCGCGCCGAGCGGCCCCAGAAGGGGCGTTACCGCCAGTTCATGCAGTGCGACATCGACATCATCGGCGACGCGTCGGCGCGGGCCGAAGCCGAGCTCATGATCGCGAGCCTCGACGTGCTCGACGCGCTCGGGCTCGTGGGCGGATCGATCCGCGTCAACGATCGTCGCGCTCTCGACGCGATGCTGGACGTGTTCGGCTTCGCGCCGGACCAGCGACCGGGCGTTCTCATCACGATCGACAAGCTCGACAAGGTGGGTCCCTCGGGAGTCGTCGCCGAGCTCCGCGGACGCGGCGTGAACGCGTCCGCCGTGGACGCCTTCGCGGCGTACCTCGACCGTCCCGCGTCGGTCCCGTCGTTCGATGAGGCAGGCATCCGCGCCACGTTGCCCGACGGCATCCCCGACGAGATCGTCGCTCACCTCGTCGACCTCGGCGACACCGTCGCCGCGGCACGCGGTGGAGAGGTGCCGCTCGTCTTCGACCCCTTCCTGGTGCGGGGCATGGGCTACTACACCGGCACGATCTTCGAGCTCGCCCACCCGAGCGTCGACTACTCGCTGGGCGGCGGTGGACGCTACGACGGCATGATCGGCCGCTTCCTAGGCCAGCAGGTGCCGGCTGTCGGCTTCTCGATCGGCTTCGAGCGCATCGTCGACCTGCTGCCCGAGACCGGCAGCGAAGGCGAGCGCTCCGTAGTCCTCGTGCACGACCGCGATGTGCCGATCGCCCAACTGCTGTCGCTCAAGACGGCCCTGATCGGCGGGGGAGCGCGCGTACGCGTCGAGCAGCGGCCGAAGAACATGAAGGCCCTGCTCGAGCGCTCCACCGCCGACGGTTACGCGTCGTTCGCGACCGTGAACGTCGATACGACGCCCGAGACGCTGGAGATCAAGCCGCTTTCGTGA
- a CDS encoding helix-turn-helix transcriptional regulator, with amino-acid sequence MTRSDDVRAEFAGFLRSRRARLRPADVGLPEGTRRRVAGLRREEVAQLAGVGLTWYTWLEQGRPIAASAQVVAAIARALRLSDDERDHLFALADLPVPDREARHCVGATHLDLLEKLLPYPAAVQTARFDIRAYNRAYRYLFDDLDDMPAERHNCAVLLFTDSEWQRSHVDLDHAQRRIAARLRAAYGRHHEEPSWQRFIAELEEESPRFAELWRLGDVGGERNANKHLLHARVGELHLEMSSLWIDDGLGSRVVWFSPRDAETAARLERLAAESPTEALISAVA; translated from the coding sequence GTGACTCGATCCGACGATGTCCGCGCCGAATTCGCGGGGTTCCTGCGGAGTCGGCGAGCGCGCCTGCGTCCCGCCGACGTCGGGCTGCCCGAGGGAACACGGCGCCGCGTCGCGGGCCTTCGCCGCGAAGAAGTCGCCCAACTCGCCGGAGTCGGCCTCACCTGGTACACCTGGCTCGAACAGGGTCGCCCGATCGCGGCGTCCGCCCAGGTCGTCGCAGCCATCGCCCGCGCGCTCCGCCTGAGCGACGACGAGCGCGATCACCTGTTCGCCCTCGCCGACCTCCCCGTGCCAGACCGCGAGGCGCGGCACTGCGTCGGTGCGACCCACCTCGACCTGCTCGAGAAGCTCCTGCCCTACCCCGCGGCCGTGCAAACCGCGCGTTTCGACATCCGCGCATACAACCGCGCCTATCGGTACCTCTTCGACGACCTCGACGACATGCCGGCCGAGCGACACAATTGCGCCGTGCTGCTCTTCACCGACTCCGAGTGGCAGCGCTCGCACGTCGACCTCGACCACGCTCAGCGGCGGATCGCGGCGCGCCTCCGCGCCGCCTACGGCCGCCACCACGAAGAGCCCTCGTGGCAGCGCTTCATCGCCGAGCTCGAAGAAGAGTCCCCGCGCTTCGCCGAGCTCTGGCGTCTGGGCGACGTCGGGGGCGAGCGCAATGCCAACAAGCACCTCCTGCATGCCCGCGTCGGCGAACTGCACCTGGAGATGTCGAGCCTGTGGATCGACGACGGACTCGGCTCTCGCGTCGTGTGGTTCTCTCCGCGGGATGCCGAGACCGCGGCGCGCCTGGAACGCCTCGCCGCCGAGAGCCCGACGGAGGCGTTGATCAGCGCGGTGGCCTGA
- a CDS encoding MFS transporter, producing the protein MTTSAHPASGTAPVPIRPGTVVEVPTWRYLGFLLGPGVGTFAFNAVTVILPTLRERFGAGDVALELVIAGYGIPFAVLLILGGRLGDRFGRHRLFVVGMALFLVSAVACALAPSIETLIAARVVQGVGAALCTPQVLATIQATSQGAARTRAIAAFGASGGIGAAVGQVAGGALAALSFGPVEGWRAVFVVVALIAVAAIALAPLAPRSRAHEVVAIDLVGTAALGLGILAASVALTFGPVWNWSWPVAVALVIAAVSLVAMWKHQNAIERSGRVPLLPPSVLRLRPLQLGLLAAGLFFAGYSALLYVFPRAVEAGGLSSLEAGMALLPFAVVFAGVSLAVARIQARLGDSTLVLGVSVQIVALAGMAATLVFAWGNDIGLWLQPALVLLGAGQALIFSPLTQLVVREVPVEAAGLSGGMFSTAQQLALSFGVIVIGGVVTLTGVGGRTELLAGLALDIVLAVAVLVLAMALRARGRRASL; encoded by the coding sequence ATGACGACTTCCGCACACCCCGCCTCGGGGACCGCCCCCGTGCCGATCCGCCCGGGAACGGTCGTCGAGGTACCCACCTGGCGTTATCTCGGCTTCCTGCTCGGCCCCGGCGTGGGGACGTTCGCCTTCAACGCGGTGACGGTGATCCTGCCGACCCTGCGCGAGCGGTTCGGCGCCGGGGATGTCGCCCTCGAACTCGTGATCGCGGGATACGGCATCCCCTTCGCCGTCCTGCTCATCCTGGGCGGGAGGCTCGGTGACCGCTTCGGTCGGCACCGGCTGTTCGTGGTGGGGATGGCTCTGTTCCTCGTCTCCGCGGTCGCGTGCGCTCTCGCGCCCTCCATCGAGACGCTGATCGCCGCCCGGGTGGTGCAGGGTGTCGGCGCAGCGCTGTGCACGCCGCAGGTGCTCGCGACGATCCAGGCGACCTCGCAGGGCGCCGCCCGCACGCGCGCGATCGCCGCGTTCGGGGCGAGCGGAGGGATCGGCGCAGCCGTCGGTCAGGTCGCGGGCGGTGCCCTGGCGGCGCTCTCCTTCGGTCCGGTCGAGGGGTGGCGTGCCGTGTTCGTGGTCGTCGCCCTTATCGCCGTCGCCGCGATCGCCCTCGCCCCCCTGGCGCCGCGCTCTCGCGCGCACGAGGTCGTCGCGATCGACCTGGTCGGCACGGCGGCGCTGGGACTCGGCATCCTCGCCGCCTCCGTCGCCCTGACCTTCGGGCCGGTCTGGAACTGGTCGTGGCCGGTGGCGGTGGCCCTGGTGATCGCGGCCGTGTCCCTCGTGGCGATGTGGAAGCACCAGAACGCGATCGAGCGATCCGGACGGGTGCCGCTGCTGCCGCCGAGCGTGCTGAGGCTGCGTCCCCTGCAGTTGGGCCTCCTCGCCGCGGGTCTCTTTTTCGCGGGGTACTCGGCGCTGCTGTACGTCTTCCCGCGAGCCGTCGAAGCGGGGGGACTGAGCTCGCTCGAGGCCGGGATGGCGTTGCTGCCCTTCGCCGTGGTGTTCGCGGGCGTCTCACTCGCCGTCGCGCGCATCCAGGCTCGGCTCGGTGACTCGACGCTCGTCCTCGGCGTTTCGGTGCAGATCGTCGCGCTCGCGGGGATGGCCGCGACCCTCGTCTTCGCGTGGGGGAACGACATCGGTCTGTGGCTGCAGCCCGCTCTGGTGCTGCTCGGAGCGGGTCAGGCGCTCATCTTCTCGCCGTTGACCCAGCTCGTGGTCCGCGAGGTTCCGGTCGAGGCCGCCGGCCTGTCGGGCGGCATGTTCAGTACCGCCCAGCAGCTCGCCCTGTCGTTCGGTGTCATCGTCATCGGCGGTGTCGTCACCCTCACCGGTGTCGGGGGCCGAACGGAGCTGCTCGCGGGACTCGCCCTCGACATCGTGCTCGCCGTGGCGGTGCTCGTTCTCGCCATGGCGCTGCGCGCGCGGGGGCGCCGCGCGTCGCTCTAG